In Nocardioides sp. JQ2195, a genomic segment contains:
- a CDS encoding NAD-dependent succinate-semialdehyde dehydrogenase, translating to MSADTATFDVLDPVDGSVLGQVPDATAEEALAALDRAVAAQAGWAATPPRERSEILRRAFDLVTERADDFARTISLEMGKPTAEGKAEVTYGAEFLRWFSEEAVRIRGSWLDAPAGGSKLLTLKKPVGPCLFVTPWNFPLAMGTRKIGPALAAGCTVIIKPASATPLTMVKLAEVFDEAGLPKDVLQVVTSTSSKEITAALMGDDRLRKISFTGSTAVGKGLVEQSAGNLQRVSMELGGNAPFLVFDDADVDAAIEGAMVAKMRNMGEACTSANRFLVQRGVAEEFSTKLAERMGALTVGRGQDDGVDVGPLIDEKAVAGVKELVDEAVEAGATKVVGGEVDGNFFPPTVLTDVPAEARINREEIFGPVAPISVFDKEEEAIAMANDTEYGLSSYVYTRDLDRTLRVVESLDFGMVGVNTGLVSNPAAPFGGVKASGFGREGGFEGIEEYLNTTYVGISHKD from the coding sequence ATGAGTGCCGACACAGCCACCTTCGATGTCCTTGACCCCGTCGACGGATCGGTGCTCGGCCAGGTGCCCGACGCCACGGCCGAGGAAGCGCTCGCCGCGCTGGACCGGGCGGTTGCCGCGCAGGCCGGGTGGGCCGCCACGCCACCACGCGAGCGCAGTGAGATCCTGCGCCGTGCCTTCGACCTGGTCACCGAGCGGGCCGACGACTTCGCCCGCACGATCAGCCTCGAGATGGGGAAGCCGACCGCCGAGGGCAAGGCCGAGGTGACCTACGGCGCGGAGTTCCTGCGCTGGTTCTCCGAGGAGGCGGTCCGGATCCGCGGCAGCTGGCTGGACGCCCCGGCCGGTGGGTCGAAGCTGTTGACGCTGAAGAAGCCGGTCGGCCCGTGCCTGTTCGTGACGCCGTGGAACTTCCCGCTGGCGATGGGCACCCGCAAGATCGGGCCTGCCCTGGCCGCAGGGTGCACGGTGATCATCAAGCCCGCCTCGGCGACCCCGCTGACCATGGTCAAGCTGGCCGAGGTCTTCGACGAGGCGGGTCTCCCGAAGGACGTGCTCCAGGTGGTCACCTCGACGTCCTCGAAGGAGATCACCGCAGCCCTGATGGGTGACGACCGGCTGCGCAAGATCTCCTTCACCGGGTCCACGGCCGTCGGCAAGGGACTGGTCGAGCAGTCGGCCGGGAACCTGCAGCGGGTCTCGATGGAGCTCGGCGGCAATGCGCCCTTCCTGGTCTTCGACGACGCGGACGTCGATGCCGCGATCGAGGGTGCGATGGTCGCCAAGATGCGCAACATGGGGGAGGCCTGCACCTCGGCCAACCGGTTCCTCGTGCAGCGCGGAGTGGCCGAGGAGTTCAGCACCAAGCTCGCCGAGCGGATGGGCGCCCTCACGGTGGGGCGCGGCCAGGACGACGGCGTCGACGTCGGCCCACTGATCGACGAGAAGGCTGTCGCCGGCGTCAAGGAGCTCGTCGACGAGGCGGTCGAGGCCGGCGCCACCAAGGTCGTCGGTGGAGAGGTCGACGGCAACTTCTTCCCGCCGACCGTGCTGACCGACGTCCCCGCCGAAGCCCGCATCAACCGCGAGGAGATCTTCGGTCCGGTGGCCCCGATCAGCGTCTTCGACAAGGAGGAGGAGGCGATCGCGATGGCCAACGACACCGAGTACGGCCTCTCGTCCTACGTCTACACCCGCGACCTCGACCGCACGCTGAGGGTCGTGGAGTCCCTCGACTTCGGCATGGTCGGCGTGAACACCGGGCTGGTCTCCAACCCGGCGGCCCCCTTCGGCGGGGTCAAGGCGAGTGGCTTCGGACGCGAGGGCGGCTTCGAGGGCATCGAGGAGTACCTCAACACCACCTACGTGGGGATCTCCCACAAGGATTGA